One Archangium violaceum genomic window, CTGCTCAGCGTCGTGCGGGAGCGCTTCCCGGAGGCGAGCCCCCTGCATCGGCTGGGGCGTGGCACCTCGGGCCTCGTGCTCTTCGCGCGCACGCACGACGCCGCGGCGAAACTGTCCCGCGCCTGGCGCGAGCATGAGGTGGAAAAGCGCTACCGGGCCCTGTCGCTCAACGTGGCCGCCCAGGAGTTCTACGAGATCACCGCGCCCATCGGCGAGGCGGTGCATCCAGGCCTGGGCAGGGTCCCCATGGCGACTCCAGGTGGAAAGGCGTCCCGAAGCCTGGCGCGCGTGCTCCAGCGGCGCGTGGCGAGCACCCTCTTCCAGGTGGACATCCAGACGGGCCGCCCCCAGCAGATCCGCATCCACCTGGCCTTCATCGGGCATCCGCTCGAAGGAGATCCCGTCTACACCGAGGGAGGCGTGCCGCGCGCCGAGCAGCCGGGACTGCTCGGGGATACCGGCTACCTGCTGCATGCGGAGCGGCTGTGTTTCATGCATCCGCTCACGGGAAAGCGCCTGGAGCTCCACGCCTCCATCCCGCGCGAGCTGCGGGTGCAGTAGCGCTCGCAACGCACCCCACGCGCTTGCATCACGCGCCCGGAGCGGGACGCGGCGCTCCTGGGCCGGTACGTGGACGCCCTGCTCCCGCGAGAGGGGCGCCCCGAAATGAGCGCCCCTCCACTCCACGGCTCCGACACTCAGTTCGCGTAGCCCGGGGACACGTAGTTCATGCCCACGGAGCCCGCGGGCACGAAGTCACCACCGGGAGGCAGGCCCTTCTTGATGGCGGCCCACTCCGGGTCGTTCTCCGGGTAGCCGTACTTCGTGCCCTGCGCCTTGTAGAACCACACGTTGGTGAGGACGAAGTCCTGGGTGCCCGATGCCCGGTAGATGAAGTAGGCCCCGTCACTGGTGATGTTCATGTTGCGGAAGTCGGCGAGCACCGTCGACGTGCCGAACTCCTCCGGCTGAACCATCAGCCCCTGGTAGTTGGTGCTGCCCGTCAGCCGGTCGATGCGGTAGTACGTCGGCCCGCCATAGTTCTGGAGGACGTCCGGGTGGTAGACGCCCGGGCAGGTGTAGCAGGCGGCCTCCTCGGGCGTGCCGTGGACCTTGCCGGTGCGGACGTTCTGCAGCTGAAGGATGGTGCCGGCGGTCCCGGTGCTGATGACCACCGCGTCACCCAGGTGCTCACCGTCGATGAGCAGCCCCTCCACGTGCATGGTGCCCGTCCACCCGTCCAGGAACAGCCCGCGCCGGTCGGTCACGCGCTGGATTTCGATGTGCCCGCCGATGAGCACCACATTCCGCCCGCCGTGGATGCTCAGGCCGCCGAGCAGCTTCTCCTTGATGACGAGGACGTAGTCCCGCGTCTTGTCCAGGTTGATGCTCCGGTCCGCGTTCGTCACGTTGACGGTGGTGGCGTTGGTGAGCGCGGGCGGAGCCCAGCTCAGCTTGTAGCTGGCCGACGCCAGCGTCACGTTGACGTTGTCGAAGGCGGCGCCGTCGTTCTGCGAGCCCACGCCGACCTGGCCGGTGGCGGGCGTGGCGCTGGAGGCGGTGGCCACGAGCGTACCGTTGAGGAAGGCCTTGAGGGTGCTCCCGGTCCGCTCCACCTTGACCCGGTACAGCGTCCCCGCCGTGAAGGCCGCGGTGATGTCCGCCAGCTGCGTCTTCATGCCATTGGTGACCTTGAAGATGCCCTTCGTCAGCCCATCGTTGCTCTCGCTGAAGCTGACGTAGTGGTAGTTCTGTGCGTCCTGGTAGCTGAAGACGACGGAGAAGTCATTCCAGACATTGGTGGTGGGGGTGGCCTTCCCATCCACGGTGAGGGTGAAGTCGCCCGTCACCTTCGTGTTGTGGATGGCGAGGTTGCTGTTCACCACGCTGGCGTTGGACGGGTTGGTGAGCACGTACTGCCCGCCGCTCACGGCCCACGTACCTCCGCTGACCACGGAGAAGCCGCCGGCGGATGAGGTGAAGGTCTCGTTGATGACCGTCGAGCCCGCCAGGGCGTTGGGGAGGGCCAGCGAATGCAGTGGGGCCAGGGCCGTGCCCAGCAGGCCAGCGTACAGTCCGGCGCGAAGGGCCAGGTGCTTGAACTTCCTCATGGAGTCGCTCATCGAGTGTGGGGGGGGGGAAAATTCCCTCCATCCCCAGGAGGGACGAAGTCGCACGGCGTCTCATAAATCGACCGGGTGGACAGCGGCGTACAGTGACAACATGTCTACCGCAGCCAGACTGGACGGGGTCGACGCCTTCGATGTTGTGGAGGCAAGCGCCGGGTGCGCGCCGTTCTGGAGCACCTGGCACTGCCCACGCGGCCTGCTCAGCTGGCTGCAGCGCAGGGGTCTCCCCCAGTGGCGTGGTGTTGAGGCCCAGCAGTCACGGTGCCCCAGAAACCCACGCCCCTGCTACGTCCCACCTGGGTGGGCCGCCTGGGCAGGCACCTGCCCGAAGGGGCTGGCTGGAGGAACCGACCCGCCTGCCGCGCTCGCCATCATGGGCGGCCGCGGCGAACCGGGGGTCTGACCTGTGCTCTGATGATGTCCCCGGAGAATCCCGCGACATCCACGCTGCGCAAGGAGCTGGATGCGAAGGCCGCGGAGGCGCTCGGCCCGCCACGCTGGAGGCCGAGTACGCCCGCGTCCAACGTGCCCGACGCTCAGCTTCCGGCTCCCGGTGAAGCCGCCGCCCCCTCCTGGGCGGCCTGGGCTCTCACCGCCGTCCCCGTCAGCCGCCACGCCGCCCAGGTGCCGGCGAGCGCCAGTGGGAGCGAGGCGACGAAGACCCAGATCGCCGCCGCCTGGGTGCTCGCGACCGTCAGCCCCGTGCCGAAGCCCACGAGGTTCGCCGTCGCGCCGGCGATCGCCGCGCCGACCGCCCCACCCGTCTGGCGCACCGCGATGAGGGCCGAGCTGCCGATGGCGCGATCCTCGTTGGAGAGCGCGCCCATCACCCGCCGGTTCATCAGGCTGGACGAGAAGCCGAAGCCCATGCCCGTGATGGCAGCCGCGGCGACCACCCATCCGAGTGTCGCCTCGTGCATGTGGAGCGCCAGCAGGGTCACGCCCGCCAGGACGCAGCCCGCGCCCCGCCGGATCCACCGCCGCTCCCCCTCGCCGGACGCGCCGGCGACCACGAAGGCGGCCAGCGTCCAGGCCAGGGCCTGGGCCCCCACCACATATCCTGCCCAGAGCGGCGAAAGGCCTCTCAGCTTCTGGAGGATGGCGGGCCCGTACACGGTGAGCCCCATGGAGGCCGCGGTCAGCGCGAACATGGCGGCGTAGCCCGACCCGCAGACCGTCCGCAGATCACCCGCGCGATGCGGCAGCAGACGCACGCGCGCCCGGGCGTCGAGCTTCAGGACCAGTCCCAGGATCCCGAGGCCCGCCGCGACCGAGCCCAGGGCGATTCCAGGAGACCGGCTCACATCGGCAAGCGCGATCGCGCCCACGCCCAGCCCCAATGCCCCGAGCTGGAGCCATGGAATGCCCGCGCCCCCCCTGGCCTGAGCGGTCCCCTTCAGCAGCCACGGCGTCGCGGCGCCAAACATCAAGGCCTGGATGGCGAAGAGCCAGAACACCGCCCGCCAGTTACCCGCTTGCGCGAAGAGCCCGCCGATCAGTGGCCCGAGCACCGTCGCGAGCCCCCAGATGGCGGAGACCGAAGCGAACACCCGCGCCAGGTGCCGCTCGGGGAAGAGCAGTGCGATGGCGACCATGGCGAAGCCTGAAATCCAGCCACTGCCAATCCCCTGCAGGAGCCGACCCGCCAGGAAGACGCCGATATCTGGCGCGGCCGCGCTCAGAACGCAGCCCACCGCGAATACGAGACCCGCGAGCGCCGTGGCGGAGCGCAGGCCGAGGAGCTCCGAGAGTCGTCCGGCGCTGGTTCCCGCCAGGATCCCACCCGCCAGGAATCCCGCCACGGCCCAGCTGAAGTAGGCATAGCCGCCGAGCTCGGCGCTCACGCTCGGCATGATGGTGGCGGTGACCAGGCTGTCGGCCGCGTTCATCCAGACACCCAGGCAGATCAACGCGAACCGTGGCAGCCGTCCTTCCGCGAGGAGGTCCGCCCAGCCCGTCTCCGCTTTCGTCGGCGACTGCGTCATTCGACAATCCTCCACCTTGTCGAACGCGACTATACCGACCGCGTGGCTCATGCAAGCGGTGCCGCGGCTGTCAGTGGCCCGCCGTCAACACCGCTCCGGGTTTGTCATGCGTGCCCAGGCGTCCGAGCAACATGGCACTCGCCTCATTGAGGCCGATGAGCGCCACGTCGACGCCTCTGTCCCGGAACTTCAGCACGACCCGGTCAATGGCCGCGACGGCCGAGGCGTCCCAGACATGAGAGTGCGTGAAGTCGATTTCAACCCGTGCGAGGTGTTCCCTGAAGTCGAAGGAGCCGACGAAGCCCTCCACGGATACGAAGAAGACTTCGCCCATGACGGTATAGCGCCGCCGCTGTCCATCCTCGCTCAGCGAGCTCCTCACGGACACCAGCTTGGCCACGGTGCGCGCGAAGAAGATGGCGCTCAGCACGACGCCCACCAGCACCCCCTTGGCCAGGTCATGAGTGAGCACCACGGTCAGCACCGTGGCGATCATCACGATGGACTCGCTCCTGGGCATCACCCGCAGGTCTCGCAGCGACCTCCAGTCGAAGGTGCCGATGGAAACCATGATCATCACGGCGACGAGCGCACCCATCGGGATGCGCGCGACCCAGTCACCGAGCACGAGGATGAAGAAGAGCAGGAAGACGCCGGCGCAGAAGGTGGACAGGCGCCCGCGTCCACCGGAGCGCACGTTGATGACGGATTGGCCGATCATCGCGCACCCCGCCATGCCGCCAAAAAAGCCCGTGACGATGTTGGCGACTCCTTGCCCGAACGCTTCGCTGTGCTTGCAGCTCGGCGAGTCGGTCATCTCGTCCACGACCGCCGCGGTGAGGAGTGACTCCAAGAGCCCGACGAACGTGAGCGTCGCGGCATACGGGAAGATGATGCGCAGGGTCTCCAGGGTGAAGGGGACCTGGGGGATGTGGAAGAGGGGAAGGGAGGTGGGGAGTGCGCCCATGTCCCCCACCGTCCGCACGGGGCTGCCGGTGAAGAGGGAGACGGCCGTGAGCAACACGATGGCGACGAGCGGGGACGGCACTGCCTTCGTCAGTCTGGGCAGTCCGTAGATGATGGCCAGACCCGCGGCCACCATGGCGTACATCTGCCAGGTGGCGCCGGTGAACTGCGGCAACTGGGCCAGGAAGATGAGGATGGCCAGCGCATTGACGAAGCCGGTCATCACCGAGCGGGGAATGAATTTCATGTACCGGCTGAGCCGCAGCGCTCGAAATACCAGTTGCAGGATGCCGGTGAGGAGGGTGGCCGCGAAGAGATACTCCACGCCATGTCTGGCGACGAGCGTCACCATGAGCAACGCCATGGCGCCGGTGGCCGCCGAAATCATCCCAGGGCGTCCTCCAAAGAACGCCGTCATCACCGCGATGATGAAGGAAGCATAGAGACCGACCTTTGGATCTACCCCCGCGATGATGGAGAACGCGATGGCCTCGGGGATGAGTGCGAGCGCCACCACGAGCCCCGCCATCACGTCTCCACGGACATGGGAGAACCACTCCTGTTTCAGGGCCTTCATCGAAGCCGTCTCATTCAAGCTGTACTCTTCCTGGAAATAGGTAATAGGAGCCCGCGCGGCATGGGTCTCCCGATGCCACGGATGGGATGGACCGCGCTCCAGCACAAAGCCGCGCCTGCGGACGCAGTTGCCGCAGCCGCGGGTCTGGCCAGCCTGATGCAGCCGCTGATTCAGGGCTGTTTCAGGAGCGGAGCTGTGGGGCGGAATGGAAATGAAGCAGGGTGACGTACGCCACCGTACCGGGGGATTTCCAGGGCTCGTTCAGAAGGGTGGAACTGGCCCGGGGCGTTCCCGCGTGGCCTCTTCAAGGCGGAGTCAGTGGCATTCGGAGGTCGCTCTCTCTCCTACTACGTGCCGTTTTGCAATCGAAAACTCGTGAAGAAGGCGCTTGCCGCTTCGCTGGAACAGCGAAGGAGCAAACACCGGTGATGGAGGGGTCCGACTGAACGACAGACCCACGGGGCTCGGGGCCATCAAGGCCCGAACGGGGAGCGCGGCCTGCGCCGGCGTGTGCCCGAAGAGGCTGCACGGCCTCTCCACCGGCCCGGTGCACGGCCCGCGTGTCACCCGTCCTCGGCCCCTCCGCTCCTGCCCACAGCGCCCCTCTCCGTCTCATGCGCTGCTCCGCCTCCAGTGTCGGGGCGCGGGCGAAGGGCGGGCGGCCGGCTTCCGCTTCCGAGCGGGGGCGGAACGCTCACCCGGGCTTCGTCGCGTCCCCGCGCTTCCCGCCGGGGATGAACAGCCAGGAGCACACGCCACCCACCACGCACAGCGCGGCGGAGAGCCACAGCGCGCGATGCACGCCCACGAGGAAGTCCGTCCCGGAGTGGCCCGCCAGCCCGCTCACGCCGGGCAGCAGTGCCACGGCGAGCAGTCCCGCGATGCGCGCCACCGCGTTGTTGAATCCCGAGGCGATGCCCGCCTGGCTCCCGAAGGCATCCCCGAGCGCGCCCCCGGTGAGGACGAGCGCGCCCAGCGTGAGCAGATAGGCATCCACGGTCCACTGCAGGCCGGACAGTCCGGTGCCCAGCTCCTCGCCGAGCGCATGGAGGGCCACGTTGACGGCGGTGGAGTCGAGGAACGCCATGCCGCTGCCGAGCACGCTGGCGAGCAGCACGCCACGGCCGCGGCCACTCGAATAGCTGACGGTCTCCGGCGCGAGGGCCATGCGCACCACCCTGTCCCGTCACGCGTCCGTTGGCCATGCGCGCGCGGGGCAGGCGTTGGCGGCCGTACACCAGGGCACAGCCCCAATGCCCCCCGTCAGCGACCCTCCTCGGCACCAGCCCTCAGCAGGCGGAGTGTATTTGCATACGTGAAGGAAGCGCGAGGGGGCGAGCGATTGCCTCTCCGCGCCAACCCACTGCCCTCGACATTGCCCCAATTCCTCTTATGCGCGGACCTCGATCAGTTGATCACGAACTCGATCGGATAGTTGTCGCTCACCAACCTCATGTCCTCCAGGGTCAGGTTGAACCTTTCGTCCAGATACACGGTGCGACCCTGCGAGGCATTCGCGCGCATCTTATCGCCTGCCACGACGGCTCGCTCGTAAGCGCATTTCGCCTTACCGATGGTGGAGTTGCTGTCGTCCCCGATGAGCCAGGAGAACCGAGGGTCCGTGCGCAGGGGATTCGTCGCGAAGTGTTCCTTGGCAAAATAGGCGCAGTCCGCGTACAGGGTCCCCAGGATCACGCCGTTCTTGAGGGTCCAGCGCTTCACGGCGTTGTCGTAGACCTTGACCAGGGCTCCGACCTCTTTGACCGCCGACGCGGGGTCCGCGTGGAGCGGAACGACGAAGAAGTTCTTCACGGCCGCCCGGGTGGTGCTGAACCTCGCGACGAACGGCTCACGCTCGAAGAGGTCGCCGGCGTCGGCATAGTGGTAGCTGTCGACCACCGTGAGCGCGCTCTTCTTGTAAAGAAAGGCGTATTGCTCCTTCGAACTCTTCCGACCCAGACGATTGCTCACGAGGATGCCGTATGCGTTGCCCGTCGCGGCGTTGACCTGGTTCAGGAGGGTCTTCGTCGTGGTGCCGGTCGTGTCCCGGATCTCCTGCACGAGGACGAGGTCGTACTGCTTGACGGTGTCCACGACGACCTTCATGACGTCCGCGTTCTGCGCCTTGGTCGAGTTGAAGTTCTGGATGTTCCAGCTCGCCACCTTCAGGGCCGCCGACGCGTCCCGGGCCCATGTCATCGAGCCGAGGGCGATCGTTGCTGCGACGAAGGTGTGTGTGAAGGTCTTCAGGCCAGGCATGGTGTTTCGTCCTCGCAGCGCTCCTGATGCAGGAGCGCTCGGGTCGGAAGTATACATCCGCGCCGCGGATTCCTACGGCAAGCGCACCGCGCGCGCCCAGCGTCGCGCTTGCACCCCGCACGTCGCTCGATCAGCGAGGGAGAGCGAGCTTGGGATGGGCCTCGACGAAGCTGAAGAACAACGAGTGGCGGAAGACGTAGCCGGAAGCTACTTCGCCTGGAAGCGCACCTGGTCGAGCGTGGCCCGGAGCACGCGCTGCTGCTGCGGGACTCCCGGCGGAGCAGGAGCCAGGCAACGTGTCGCAATCGCATGTCAACTCCGCGGCGGGGTTCGGGATGCGGCCCCACGGACACCTCACGGCGGGAAAGTTCCCTCGCCGCGCCGTGGCGCATCCAGGTGCACGGCCTCTCCACCGGCCCGGTGCACGGCCCCTGCGGCCCCCATCCGCGGCCCCCCCTCGGCCCCTCCGCACCAACCCCCTCAACAACGCCCCTCTCCTTCTTATGCTCCGCGGGCTCAGCGCCCCGAGGCGGCGTGCCCCAGGCCAGCCTTCAGGTGCTTGTCGTAGTGCGCCTGCAGGGCGGCGAAGTACCCGCGCTCCTCCCTGAGCTCCGCGAGCAGCCGCTCCGTCAGCGACTTCACCTCGGCGCTCCCCTCCGCCTCGGGCGTGCGGGAGCCCGGATTCTTCGGGCTGAAGAAGGCGCGGGTGGCCTCGGCCATCAGCAGGCGGCTGCTGGCGAAGAGCCGGCGGAGGATCTGGTTGATGGGGCGCGAGTCCACCTCCACGCAGGCGGCGACGATGGCGTCGTGGACCTTCCGCGGCGTGTCTCCGTTCAGCGAGGCCGCATCCAGGTCCCCGCGCTCCACCGCGTGGGTGAGCAGGAAGCCGTGGTGCAGGGACAGCGAGGCCATGTCCACGCAGTCCTTCACCCAGAGGACGAAGAAGACCTTCCGGAAGATCTTCCGCACGGGAAACAGCAGCGCGCCCTTGAGGAAGCCCCTCACCGCGCCGCCCAGGGAGGTGCTCACGTGGGAGCCGGCGAGCACCTGCACGGCCGGGTCCGGCGTGGGCAGGCCGTGCTCCCGGAGGAGCTGCCGGACCATGCTCTCGCGCGTCTGGCGAAGGGCATAGTCGTCCAGGAACGGCACCGGAATGAGTGGCGTCAGCCCGGAGGCGACGGCGAGGAAGGCCACTCGGCCAGGCAGGGGCGGCAGGTCGTTCATGCCCTGTTCATATGCCAGTTCCGCCCGCTCATTGCGTGGCGGCGGGGGCGGGCTTCGGTGCTTTCGAGGTATTTCGCACGAAAAAGAACGGGTTGGTGGCGAACATCCTCCAGGGCCTGGGGCTCACGCCCCGCGCGGAGACGCCGGACCGTGGCGCCGCCCGCCGTGCCACGCTCAGGCGCCCTGTGGGCTTCGACGGAGGAGCAGCAGGCCCGCCACCGTCACGAAGGCCAGCGCGGACACCGCGAGCGACAGGTGGATGTTGGTGACACTTCCCAGCAGCCCCACGGTCACGCCGCTGAACGCGCGCAGGCCGGAGGCCGACATGGTGAAGAGCCCCAGCACACGGCCACGGATGGTGTCCGGCGCATTCAGCTGCACGAGCGCCTGCGTCATGCTGCTGAAGGAGAGCTCGAAGAACCCGGCCAGGAAGAGCACGAAGATGGCCACCGGATACACGCGGACGAGCGAGAACGCGAAGAGCGCGCATCCCCACAGCAGGGCCATCTTCAACGCGGAGGCGGGCTCGGTCCGCAGCCAGGACCCGCGTGTCTCGAGCAGGATGCCCGCGAGCAGGGCCCCGGCCGCATCCGCTCCCAGCAGGAGCGTATAGGTCGCGCCGGGATCTCCATGGCCCAGGTCCTGGGCGAAGCCCGGCATCTGTGCGTGGTAGCTGTTGCCGATGAAGAAGGACGCCGTCCCCGCCAGCAGCACCATGGCCCCGACCACGGGCACCTCGCGCACGTCGCGGACGGTCTGGATGATGTCGGCGAGGCCCCGGACGGCCCGCTTGGGGCCCGCCGCCACCCCGCGGAAGTGCCGGCCATAGGGTGCGCGCACCAGCCAGAGCAGCAGCGGCAGGTAGAACACCGTGTTGACGAAGATGCCCCAGGTGGGACCGAGCGTCCGCATGATGAGGCTGCCCACGCCGGGGCCCACCAGCACCCCGAGATAGCGGGCCGTCGCGTTCAGGCGGACCGCGCTGGGCAGGGAGCGGGCCCCCACGATGTCATAGAGCAACATCTGGCTGGAGGTGCCCCACAGCACGCCCGCGCAGCCGTGAATCGTGAGCAGGACCATGGCGTGCCACACCTGCAGGGAATCCGTGACGAAGAAGTAGCCCCACCCCACGGAGGCGATGATGAAGAGCACCATCCCGCACTGGATGAGGCGCCTGGAGTCGAACCGGTCATTGAGCGCGCCCACCGGCACCGAGAACATCAGGAAGGGCAGCCAGTGGGACACCACCGCGAACCCGCCCAGCGCCGCCGAGTGGAACTTCTGGAACACCACCCAGTAGCTGATCACGTGCTCGATGTTGTCGGCCATCATCGCCAACATGAACGTGAGCAGGAAGGTTCGATAGCCCGGGGTGCGCAGCGCGCTCGACTCGGGGACTGCGTCCGCAGTGGAGATCATGGATGTTCACGCACAGGAGAGCGGGAAGTCCACCCTACACCAACTCACGTCACGGGACCGACACAGTCCCCGCCCGCGGCGTGTCACCGGCTCGTACCGCCAGGTCCTGCGCTGCACGTACGCG contains:
- a CDS encoding RluA family pseudouridine synthase, which codes for MALNTGYAYREQLGARARGASTLSYLVDTYRHSPEAVWRERFARGEVLLDDVPATGEELLRAGQWLVWNRPPWEEKETPRDYSLVHEDEALLAVIKPGGLPTVPGGGFLVNTLLSVVRERFPEASPLHRLGRGTSGLVLFARTHDAAAKLSRAWREHEVEKRYRALSLNVAAQEFYEITAPIGEAVHPGLGRVPMATPGGKASRSLARVLQRRVASTLFQVDIQTGRPQQIRIHLAFIGHPLEGDPVYTEGGVPRAEQPGLLGDTGYLLHAERLCFMHPLTGKRLELHASIPRELRVQ
- a CDS encoding MFS transporter; protein product: MTQSPTKAETGWADLLAEGRLPRFALICLGVWMNAADSLVTATIMPSVSAELGGYAYFSWAVAGFLAGGILAGTSAGRLSELLGLRSATALAGLVFAVGCVLSAAAPDIGVFLAGRLLQGIGSGWISGFAMVAIALLFPERHLARVFASVSAIWGLATVLGPLIGGLFAQAGNWRAVFWLFAIQALMFGAATPWLLKGTAQARGGAGIPWLQLGALGLGVGAIALADVSRSPGIALGSVAAGLGILGLVLKLDARARVRLLPHRAGDLRTVCGSGYAAMFALTAASMGLTVYGPAILQKLRGLSPLWAGYVVGAQALAWTLAAFVVAGASGEGERRWIRRGAGCVLAGVTLLALHMHEATLGWVVAAAAITGMGFGFSSSLMNRRVMGALSNEDRAIGSSALIAVRQTGGAVGAAIAGATANLVGFGTGLTVASTQAAAIWVFVASLPLALAGTWAAWRLTGTAVRAQAAQEGAAASPGAGS
- a CDS encoding SulP family inorganic anion transporter; the protein is MKALKQEWFSHVRGDVMAGLVVALALIPEAIAFSIIAGVDPKVGLYASFIIAVMTAFFGGRPGMISAATGAMALLMVTLVARHGVEYLFAATLLTGILQLVFRALRLSRYMKFIPRSVMTGFVNALAILIFLAQLPQFTGATWQMYAMVAAGLAIIYGLPRLTKAVPSPLVAIVLLTAVSLFTGSPVRTVGDMGALPTSLPLFHIPQVPFTLETLRIIFPYAATLTFVGLLESLLTAAVVDEMTDSPSCKHSEAFGQGVANIVTGFFGGMAGCAMIGQSVINVRSGGRGRLSTFCAGVFLLFFILVLGDWVARIPMGALVAVMIMVSIGTFDWRSLRDLRVMPRSESIVMIATVLTVVLTHDLAKGVLVGVVLSAIFFARTVAKLVSVRSSLSEDGQRRRYTVMGEVFFVSVEGFVGSFDFREHLARVEIDFTHSHVWDASAVAAIDRVVLKFRDRGVDVALIGLNEASAMLLGRLGTHDKPGAVLTAGH
- a CDS encoding endonuclease/exonuclease/phosphatase family protein, whose protein sequence is MPGLKTFTHTFVAATIALGSMTWARDASAALKVASWNIQNFNSTKAQNADVMKVVVDTVKQYDLVLVQEIRDTTGTTTKTLLNQVNAATGNAYGILVSNRLGRKSSKEQYAFLYKKSALTVVDSYHYADAGDLFEREPFVARFSTTRAAVKNFFVVPLHADPASAVKEVGALVKVYDNAVKRWTLKNGVILGTLYADCAYFAKEHFATNPLRTDPRFSWLIGDDSNSTIGKAKCAYERAVVAGDKMRANASQGRTVYLDERFNLTLEDMRLVSDNYPIEFVIN
- a CDS encoding MFS transporter, producing MISTADAVPESSALRTPGYRTFLLTFMLAMMADNIEHVISYWVVFQKFHSAALGGFAVVSHWLPFLMFSVPVGALNDRFDSRRLIQCGMVLFIIASVGWGYFFVTDSLQVWHAMVLLTIHGCAGVLWGTSSQMLLYDIVGARSLPSAVRLNATARYLGVLVGPGVGSLIMRTLGPTWGIFVNTVFYLPLLLWLVRAPYGRHFRGVAAGPKRAVRGLADIIQTVRDVREVPVVGAMVLLAGTASFFIGNSYHAQMPGFAQDLGHGDPGATYTLLLGADAAGALLAGILLETRGSWLRTEPASALKMALLWGCALFAFSLVRVYPVAIFVLFLAGFFELSFSSMTQALVQLNAPDTIRGRVLGLFTMSASGLRAFSGVTVGLLGSVTNIHLSLAVSALAFVTVAGLLLLRRSPQGA